The Clostridium sporogenes region CTGATAAAACCATGCAACAAGTTTTAAGTAAAAGTGCAGATATAGGATTTTGTGGTCCGGAACAGGTAATTTATATTTATAATCAAAAAAGAGAAGATTACCCTGTATTATTTGCTCAATTAACCCAATCTGATGGTTCTTTTTTAGTTGGACGTAAAAAAGAAGAAAACTTTAAATGGGAATCTTTAAAAGGTAAAAAAATAATAGGTGGAAGACCTGGTGGTATGCCTGAAATGGCCTTAGAATATGTATTAAAAAGTCATGGTATAAATCCTAAATCAGATGTAGATCTTATTACAAATATAGCTTTTACCGCTACTGCTGGTGCTTTTAAATCAGGTACTGGTGATTATGCAGCTTTATTTGAACCTACCGCTAGTATGCTTGAAAAAGAAAATGCAGGCCATATAGTAGCATCTATAGGTGAATCAGCAGGAAATATACCTTATACTTGTTATTTTAGTACTAAATCTTATATGGAAAAAAATCCAGAGACAATTCAGAAGTTTACAAATGCTATATACAAAGCTCAAAAATGGATAGATAAACATACCGAAGAAGAAATAGCAAAGTCTATAATTTCATTCTTCCCTGGAGCTAAAGAAGATATCCTTGTAGATGTTATTAAAAATTATAAAAAAATAAATTCCTTTGCAAATACTCCTACTTTAAAAGAAGAAAATTTAAATAAATTAATGGATATAATCCAAAGCTATGATAAAGAATTAATCCCTACAAGACCCGAATTCAACAAAATAGTAAACACTAAATTTAGTAAAGAAGCAGAAAAAAATATAAAATAAATTATTATAAATTTATAAATCAATAGTGTAACTTATTAAAGTAAAAATATAAATTAAGGTTGTTTCAAAATAAAAATAGATTTAATTTTAATTCCACAAATAGAAAAAATATATTCATATGATTTATTACATATATTTTTTTCTATTTGCTACATTAAAATTAAATCTATTTTGAGATAACCTATCTTTGTAACTAATCTTACGCAGTAAATAAGCAATTTTTATATAGCTAATTCCAACTTAGTGAATATAGAATTTATATTCATATCATTTCTAAATATTATATTTTTAATCATCTTTTCTAGATACTGCTACTTCTTCATTAGCATTTTTTACTTCTTGTTTTTCTAACTGCGCTTCTAAATTTTCAAAGGCCACAGACATCATAAGCTTAATTCTATTTAATTGGTTAACTTCACTTGCTCCTGGGTCATAATCTATGGCTGCTATATTAGTCCCTTTAAAATTCCTTTTCAATTCCTTTATCATACCTTTTCCTGTAACATGATTAGGTAAGCAAGCAAATGGTTGCATACAAATAATATTTTTAGTTCCACTTTCTATTAATTCAATCATTTCTGCGGTTAAAAACCAGCCTTCTCCTGTTTGATTTCCTATAGAAACTATCGGCTCAGCTAATTTTGCTAGTTCTTCTATTTCTTTTGGTGGTGAAAATCTTTTACTGTTTCTTAAAACCGCTTTCATTTCTTTTCTATAAAATTCTATAGCTTTTATTCCAATATTGTTTAATACTGCTTTTCTTTTTTTACCTGATAAATATCTATATACAAAGTTCTCACTATAAGCACAGTATAAAAAGAAATCTATTAAATCTGGAACTACAGCTTCTCCACCTTCTTTTTCTATAATATTTACTACATCATTATTAGCTGTAGGATGAAATTTAACTAAAATTTCTCCAACTACTCCAATCTTAGGTTTAGTTATTTTTTTAATTTCTAAAGCATCAAAATCTCTTACAATATCATTTATATTTTGTTTAAATTCTTTTAAATCACCATTGTAAATACTTTTCTTACACTTTTCTATCCATTTTTTATAAAGTAAGTCTGCTGAACCTGGTATTTTTTCATAAGGTCGTACTTTATATAAAACTCTCATGAACAAATCGCCATATACTAAAGCCATCATAGATTTATTTCCTAAAGAAGGTGTTATCTTAAATCCAGGATTCTTTTCTAATCCTACTACATTTAAAGATACGACAGGTACATTAGAATATCCAGCTTCTTTTAATGCCTTTCTTAAAAATCCAATATAATTGGTAGCTCTACAGCCTCCACCAGTTTGGCTTATTATAACAGACGTATTGTTTATATCATATTTCCCTGATTTTAAACCTTCAATAATTTGACCAACTACAATTATACTAGGATAGCAAGCATCATTATTTACATATTTTAAACCTTCATCTATAGCTTTCTTATCTACAGATGGAAGAATCTCCAGATTATATCCAGAAGCCCTAAATGCTTCTTCTATAAACTGAAAATGAATTGGTGACATTTGTGGACACAATATTGTATGATTTTTTCTCATTTTTTTAGTAAAAACTGGTCTTTCAGATATATCATAATGTTTAATGGGATTAAAGTTCTTTTTCTTTCTTTCATATATAGCTGCTTTTAAAGAACGTAGTCTAATTCTTACAGCACCTAAATTGCTACCTTCATCTATCTTTATAAGAGTATATATTTTCCCACTTCTTGCTAAAATCTCTTGAACTTGATCTGTTGTTACCGCATCTAATCCACAGCCAAAGGAATTAAGCTGAACTAGTTCTAAATTATTTTCTTCAGCTACAAAACTAGCTGCTGCATATAATCTTGAATGATAAACCCATTGGTCTACTACTCTTAAAGGTCTTTCAACTCTTCCTAAATGAGCTATAGAATCCTCTGTTAGAACTGCCATATCTAAAGATGTAATTATATTAGTTATACCATGATTTATTTCTGGATCTATATGATAAGGTCTACCAGATAATACTATACCTTTTTTACCTGTTCTTTTTAAATATTCTATAACTTCTTCTCCCTTTTTCCTTATATCTAACTTCATCCTTTGGTCTTCCTCATAAGCAAACTCTACTGCTCTTTTTATATCATAAAGACTTATATTAAAATCATCTTTAAATTCTTCATAAAGTCTTTTAGCTAACTTCTTTTTATTATCTAAGGATAGGAATGGATTCATATATTTTATATTTTTTTCTCTAATTATATCCATATTATTTTTTATAACTTCTGAATAAGAAATCACCATAGGACAATTATAGTGATTATTAGCTTCCTTTTGTTCTTTTTGCTCAAAAGCTACAGCAGGATAAAATATAAAGTTTATTCCCCTATCTACAAGACTTTTGATATGACCATGAACTATTTTAGCTGGATAGCAAGCCGATTCTGAGGGAATAGTATCTATTCCTAAATCATATATTCTTTTACTAGATCTTGGGGATAATTCCACTCTAAATCCTAGTTTTGTAAAAAACGTAAACCAGAATGGATAATTTTCATACATATTTAAAACCCTTGGTATTCCTACTATTCCCCTTTTAGCTTCTTCTTTTTTTAATGGAATATAATTAAATATCCTTTTATATTTATATTCATACAAATCTGGAACTTTATTTTCTATTATCTCTTTTCCTTCTCCTCTTTCACATCTATTGCCTGATACAAATTGTGTACCATCAGAAAATTTATTAATAGTTAAAAGACAATTGTTTTGACATTTGCCACATCTTTTCATTTCTGTTTCTACAGAAAATTTCTCCAATTGCTCTATTGTAGCTAATGTAGTTTTATGGCCTTCTTCATATCTTTCTTTAGCTATAAGTGCAGCACCAAAGGCTCCCATAAGACCTGCTATATTAGGTCTTATTGCTTCTCTTTCCGATATAAGTTCAAAGGCTCTTAAAACTGCTTCATTATAAAACGTTCCACCCTGAACTATTATCTTCTTTCCCATTTCCTTAGGATCTCTTATTTTTATTACTTTTAAAAGAGCATTTTTTATTACTGAATATGAAAGACCTGCAGATATATCTCCTATAGTAGCTCCTTCCTTTTGAGCTTGTTTAACTTTAGAATTCATAAACACAGTACACCTAGATCCTAAATCCACTGGATTTTTAGATGTTAATGCTTCTTTAGAAAAATCCTCTACACTCATTTTTAAAGAATGTGCAAAAGTTTCTATAAAAGATCCACATCCTGATGAACAAGCCTCATTAAGCATAATACTTTCTATAACACCATCTTTTATAATTAGGCATTTCATATCTTGTCCACCGATATCTAAAATAAAATCTACTCCAGGGCTAAAAAATTCTGCTGCTTTATAATGTGATATAGTTTCCACTTCTCCAATATCTATATTTAATGCGGCTTTTATTAATTTCTCGCCATAACCTGTAACTACAGAATTTAAGATCTGAGCTTCTTTAGGTAGCTTTGAATATAAATCTTTGAGTATCTTGATTACAGACTTTAAAGGATTTCCTTTATTACTCCCATAGCTTGAAAATAATAATTGTCCCTTTTCATCTATAAGAGTAACCTTAGTAGTAGTAGAACCTGCATCTATTCCTAAATAACAATTCCCTTTAAAGTCCTGTAAACTTTTTTCCACTGCTTTATGTTTTTCATGTCTATTTTTAAATTCAATATATTCCTGTTCATTAGCAAATAATGGTCTTAATGTTGCTACAGATTCCAACTTAATATTCTCTAATTCCTCTAGTTTATCTAACAAATATTTCAATGTAACTATTTTCCTATCTTTTACAGTTAATGCAGCTCCCATAGCTACAAACAACTGAGAATTTTCAGGAAAAATAACCTGATCCTTAGTTAATTTTAATGTTTCTATAAATCTTTTTCTAAGTTCAGATAAAAAATAAAGAGGTCCACCTAAGAAAGCTACATTACCTTTTATAGTTTTCCCGCAGGCAAGGCCTCCTATGGTTTGATTAACTACCGCTTGAAAAATAGAAGCAGCTATATCTTCCCTTGTAGCTCCTTCATTAATCAATGGTTGTACATCTGTTTTAGCAAAAACCCCACATCTTGCCGCTATAGGGTGTATAACTTTATAATTTTTTGCAATGTCATTTAATCCCTTTGCATCTGTTTGTAGAAGAGATGCCATTTGATCTATAAAAGCACCAGTACCTCCAGCGCAAGTTCCATTCATTCTTTGATCTATTCCATCATCAAAGAAGGTAATTTTAGCATCTTCTCCCCCTAGCTCTATAGCTACATCAGTATTAGTAGCAAATTTTTTAATAGTATTTGTACAAGCTACTACTTCCTGTATAAAAGGTATATCAAACCATTTTGATACAGCAAGCCCACCTGAACCCGTAACCATAATACTTACACTACGATCCTTAAATTTATTAAAAGTATTCTTTATTAACTTACCTATTGTGTTTTTTATATCAGAAAAGTGTCTTTCATAAATACTGTATAATATGTTGTAATTCTTATCTAGTATAACTATCTTTACAGTAGTTGAGCCTACATCTAAGCCCATTTTTAATATCTCTTTCATATATAATCACCTTTTTACATTAAATATTAAAACAACGAAAAACGAAATAAATTTATACATATTTTGACTTAATAAAAAATATATTACTAAATTCATATTAACTATGCATATTATATACTTTTAATAACCATTATTCAACTAAACATTATGTGATAGAATATACCTTTTCCCAATTATTACAAATCACTTCATCTAACATTATTTTTTCTTTTAAATGCTGACTATTAAAAGTTTATGCTTAATCCTAATTATTAATAACATTTATTATAACTTACTCATATAATAAATCAAGATAAAGCTTATTTTCTAACAATTAGGAGATGATAACATGGATAAAGTAATAGTTGAAACTATTTTTATGAACTATCACTCTTTAAAAGGAAGCACTCCTGCATTAAAAGATATATCTTTCTCCATTGAAGAGGGTGAATTTGTTAGTATAGTTGGTCCTTCTGGTTGTGGGAAATCAACTCTTCTAAATATAATAGCTGGATTAATTCCCCAATCTAGTGGTGACATATATATAGATGGCGAAAAACAAAAATCTATTTCTCCTAAAATAGGTTATATGTTTCAAAAAGATCACTTATTTAATTGGTTAACAGTCTTAGATAACATAACCCTTGGGTTAAAAATACAACATAAATTAAATAGTGAAAGAAAAGAAACTATAGAAAAACTTTTAAAAGATTATGGTTTACTGGATTTCAAAGATCATCATCCAGATGAATTATCTGGCGGCATGAGACAAAAAGTTGCTTTAATTAGAACTTTAGCTCTTAATCCTGAAGTTCTTCTTTTAGATGAGCCATTTTCAGCTTTAGACTATCAAACCAGATTAAATATTAGCGATGAAATATACAATATAATAAAAAAAGAAGGTAAAACAGCTATAATGGTAACCCATGATATATCTGAAGCTGTAGCTATGTCAGATAGAATACTTGTATTATCTAAAAGACCTGCAAAAATAAAAAAAGATGTAACTATTAAACTTTCAACAAAATGTAATTCCCCTTTAAAATGTAGAGAAGCTCCAGAATTTAGAGTTTATTTTAACGATATATGGAAGGAGCTGAATGACATATGATAGATGAAAAAAAAGAACAGGAACTATATATTAAAAAAGTAAAAAATAGAAAAACTAAGATAATAATAACAAGACTTATAATATTAATAGCTATTTTTGTACTATGGGAAGTGGCCGGAAACTTAGGTTGGATAGATCCTTTTTTAACTAGCACTCCATCTAGAATGTGGAAAAGTTTAGTAAAAATTTATAGTGAAGGTACATTGTTTAAGCATATATGGATAACCTGTTACGAAACTATTTTAGGTTTTATTTATGGTACCTTACTAGGAACTTTTATAGCTATACTCCTTTGGTGGTCAGATTTTGCTTGTAAGGTTTTAGATCCTTATATTGTAGTATTAAATGCATTACCTAAAGTAGCACTAGCTCCTATTATAATTTTTTGGGTTGGCAATGGTACTAATGCTATAATAATGATAGCTCTCTTAATTTCCATTGTTGTAACTATAATTTCTGTATTAAACGGATTTAAAGAAGTTGATAATGATAAAATAAGATTAATGAAAACCTTTGGTGCCACTAAATGGCAAATATTAGTTCATTTAATAATCCCTGCTACAATCCCAACTTTAATATCTACCTTAAAAATTAATGTGGGTTTATCATGGGTAGGAGTTATAATGGGAGAATTTTTAGTGGCAAAAGAAGGTTTAGGATTCTTAATTATTTATGGTGGGCAGATTTCTCAACTGGATATAGTAATGTTTAGCATAATAATATTGGCTATTTTAGCTTATTTAATGTATGCAGTAGTAGAGTTTTTAGAAAAAAGAATATCTTTAAAAATTAAACATTAAAAATTATTTGTTATTTTAATAGATCTATTTAGAATTTTTTTTCTGAATAGATTTATTTTTTTTGCATAAAAATAACATAAATGGATATTATAATAATACAATCAAGCTTCAGGCACATCTTAGTAAACACAAGGAGGATACATATGAGTTACTTTAATAAAGCTAACAGTTATTATAATACTAAAGATTATGAAAAAGCCATAAATCTATATAAAAAAGCAGCAGAAATCAAAGAAAATGAGGCTTCATCTTTATACAACGCTTCTGTTTGCTTTATAAAATTAAAACAATATGAAAAGGCCATTCCTTTATTAAAAAGAGCTCTAATATTAAAAAAAGATAGTAAATATTTTTTTAATTTGGGTTATTGCTATGCTATGTTAAAAAATAATAAAAAAGCTTTAGTTTACTTTAATACCGCTTGGGCCCTAAATCATAAAGATGAGGATTGTGAAAAAGCTATAAATATTATAGTTAAAAATTTAAAATAATATAAATCCCCCTTAAATGTGAATATAAAAGTAATTAATTTAATGATTTTTAACTATGATATAAAAATAAATACTAACCTATATAAAATGCTAGTAACTTTTATAGTTTATATAAAAGTTACTAGCATTTTTACCATTCCCCTGCAATTTGAGATTTTCTATGATCTATATCAAATCTTTTGGTATCGAAATAGTTACCTCCCTTATAAAAAGTTGTATCTACATTAATCCATCTTCCTTCTTCCGGTATATATACTTGATTCCATGCATGACTTACCCAACTTACCCCATTAAATCCTTCACCTGTAATTAATCTTACCTTTATGTCATTTGCTCTACACATAGCTATAAATAAACAAGAATAATCAAAACAGATTCCACTCTTACTATTAAATGTAGTAATAGCTCCAGATTTCACCTGAAAATTATCTTTAAGAACTTTTTTAGCTTTATCATGATCATAGTCTATATTAGTTCCAATCCAATCATATATTATTTTTGCCTTTCCTTTAGATGTAGCATCTTCCGCTGCTAAATGCCTTGCAAAATTATTTATTTGTTTATTAGATTTTATTCCCTCTTCTAAAGTCACCCCATTATAATAAACAATAGTTTTTTTATCTTTAAAATTGTTTTTTTGTGATGAACTTTTACCCGCCTCTTCTTTTACCACTATTTTAAAAGAATTATTTATTATATTAGGTAACTTTTTAGCTATTTTAGAGTTAGTAACTGGTATTATTGCTTGCTTACATATATTATTATAAATTTTAGATGATTGGAGATATTTATTTAAAGTATCGTTTTTAATAAACATAGAAAATACATTTAACACAAAAGCTATTAATAATATATAGCATATAGATTTAGGTATATTAAATAAGGCTCCGAATATTCTTTTAAATATATTTCCCTTATCTCTTAAAATGTCTTCCAATTTATCTAGTATAGGATATATTGTTATGGAATTTAAAAGATCTAGTATTAAAAATATTATTTTATAGATTATAAATATTATTAAAGGTGTTAATACTACGTATACCATAAAGAAATTATTTTCTATATATTTTATTATATTTTTAGGTATTCTTTCATATATATCTTTATATATTCCTGCATTATGTTCTATGAATATTTTTTTACTATAATATATACCTAAAAATAAAGAAAACACAAAAGATATAGTTTTATTTATATCTTCTATATCTAATTTTAAATTTGGAGAAGAAAACTTTGAAAGAAAGCCTTTTAAAATAGGGAAAAAAAACACTACAGCTAATATTAAAGTAACTGGATTTGTTTTCATATATAACACCAACCTCTTATTTCTTTATTCTATTTCATATAAAATACGATTTGTACTTTTCTTTACTTCTTCAAAGCTAAATCCCCTTCTTAACAAATAATTACTCAATCTTCTATAAATTTTATTTTTATCATCTTCTGATTTTATTATAATATCATATCTTTTTCTAGCAAGTATATCAATATTCTCTTTATAACTACTATTTTTATTGTTAGAATGTGAATTATTATGAAATTCATCTAAATTTTCGTCTTTTATGTTATCTTCTGTATTTTTATTTAATTTTATATCTTGTTCATCTAAGAATATATTATTGTCTTTATATAAATTTTCATTAGATTTAATCTCATTTATTATCCATTCAGCAATATTAGAATTATATCCTCTGGATATAATGTATGCCCATATTTTTTTATATATTTTAAATTTATCTTTTTCCCTTAATATCATAATTTTATATTTTTTCTCTGCTGATTTATAGGCTATTTTTTTCTCTTTTTCTTCATCTATATTATTTATCTTTTCAATTACTATGCTTTCCTTTATTCCTTTATTTAAAAGAGCATATTTTATTTTATTTCTTCCATAAATATTTAATTTTTCTCTTATATACATATCACAATATTTATTATCATCTATAAAATCATAATCCTTCAAAAATTTAATAACCCTATCTACAGTATCCTTATCATATTCCTTTGAATATAGTTTTTCTTTAACTTGGCTTTCTGTTTTTAAAGATTTCTCTATATATTTTAAAGCATAACCTTTGGCTTTTATATAATTATCCTCTCTAATTATATCATTAAGATTATTTTCATCTATAACCTTACCCTTTTTAAGATTATGATAGTATATTAATTCTGAACTACATGCAAAATTAAATTCTTCATTTATATAAACATTTACCCTATCTTTATTTCTTTTTTGGACTTCTATCTTAGTAATAACATTTGACATATTTTTGCACTCCCGAAATGGTTATTGATTTAAAAGTATGTGTATAGTAGGTTTATTTAGTACTTTATTAGCTACATTATATATATCCTCTTCTTTTATTCCATCTAAATCTTTCATATCTTCATAGAACTGAAAAATGCTTTCCTCATCTATTATTTGATGAAAAGCATAATTTCCTATATCAGTTACATCCTCTAAAGTAAAAGCAATAGCTGTTTTTAATATCTTTTTCATAAGATTTATAGTATTACTATCAAAACCTATATTACCTTTTTTTATACTTTCTATACAATGATTTATAACTTCTAAAGTTTCATCTACATTTTCTCTTCCTACTGAGGTATATATATACAAAGTCTTTACATGAGGTGATAAATCTAAATCTGTATATACATCGTAGGCAAATCCTCTCTTTTCCCTAAGTTCTCTAAACAATACAGAATTTCCACTTTCACCTAATCTGTGGCTTAATATTGTAAGTGCTAATTCCTCTTTTTTACTTAAACCATGTAATGTAAATAAATATACTACTGTACTTTGTTCTACATTATTCTTGTAAGAAACTTTCTTTAAAAATCTATTCTTTTCTTCTAAGACTTTTTCTCTTTTAAATTCTTTCCATAACCAATCTTTAAAATACTTTTCTACAATACTTACTACGTAATTATGTGGAAAATCAGAAACTATAGATATAAAACAATTATTAGGTACATAATATCTTTCATAAAATCTTATAAGTTTGTCTCTGGTAAAAGATTTTACTATTTTCTCATTTCCTAAAGTATCATATTTTAATGGACTTTTATCAAAAGCTGTTTCATTTACCTTTTTAAAAGAATAATCCTCTAAGTCGTCCTTACTTCCTCTTATTTCAGATAAAATTACCTCTCTTTCCCTTTCTATCTCTTCCTGAGGGAATAGACAATTTTGAAACATATCTCCTAAAATTTCTATAGATTTTTCCAGTTCTTCTTCTAAAACAGTTATACTGCATACTGTAGAATTACTATCTGTATATGCATTGTATTCCCCGCCTAAATTTTCTAATTCTCTATTTAAAGTTTCATTATCTTTGTATTTAGTTCCTTTAAAAAGCATATGTTCTATAAAATGACTTATACCCTTTTGTTTTTCATTTTCATATATAGCTCCTATCTTTATTCCTGCATGAATAGCAGCTATTTGGGTATCCTTCTTTATAGTAACTAAGGTTATTCCATTTTTTAATATAGTCTTTTTCGCATCATACATTTATATCACCTTTTTAAATTACATATTTACACCATTATAGTTTATAAATATAGCCCTGTACATAGTTTAAGTAAAGTATTTCAATTTAATTGACTATATTAATTAAAAGTATTAAACTATATAGGTACTAGGTATATAGTGAAATTTGAAAATTTATTATATACAATAATAGACAGTTCGTAACCATCCTGTCTTTAATAAAAACTATGGAGGTATTATTATGAATTTACAAAACAAAAAAATTTCTAAACTAGTGTTTTCAGCAGTTATTGCTGCTATTTACACTGTATTAACCTTACTTTTGGCTCCCATAAGTTATGGTCAAATTCAAGTAAGGGTTTCAGAATCCCTAACTTTACTACCTTTTCTCTCTTCCTATTCTATATGGGGAGTCTTTTTGGGTTGCATTATTTCTAATTTAATAGGTGGTAATGGGATTATTGATGTAGTATTTGGTTCACTAGCCACATTAATAGCTGCTATATTAACCTATTACATAGGTAAAAGCAATTTAAAATTCAAGAAATATTTAGCACCTCTACCCCCAATAATTATAAATGCAGTGGTAATTGGTTTTATTTTAAATTATACTTTAAAACTTCCATTACTGCTTTCAATAATTTGGGTAGGACTAGGAGAAGCAATATCTTGTTATGTATTAGGATTAATCCTTATATCTATAATAGAAAAGAATAAGAAACTTATGTCTTATTTTAAATATTAATTATTTTAAATATAAATTTACCAAGGAGAGAACGTATATGGAAAAAGTAAGATTTAAAGGCAGTGCTATGTTAAATCCTGTCCCAGTAGCACTAATAACTACTAAAAATGATGGAAAAACTAATGTATTCACTGTAGGTTGGATTGGGACTGCGTGTACCAAACCTCCTATAATAAGCATAGCCATAAGACCTGAAAGACTTTCTTTTCAGTATCTAAAAAACAACCCTGAATTAGTGGTTAATCTCCCCTCTAATAATCTTGTTCGCGCAGTTGATTATTGTGGTGTACGTTCTGGTAAAACTAATGATAAGATAAAAGAATGTGGTTTTACACTAAAAAATTCAAATGAAATAAGCGTTCCATATATAGAGCAATGTCCTATAAACTTAGAATGTAAAGTTATAGATATATTGCCTTTAGGAACCCATCATTTATTTTTATGTGAAGTACTTTGTACTAATGTAAATGATGAATTAATAGACCAAAAAGGTAAAATTCATTTTGAAAAAGCAAATTTAATTTCTTATTCTCATGGAGAGTATTATGCTTTACCACAAAAATCTTTAGGTAAATTTGGATACTCTGTACAAAAAAAGAAGAAAAAAAAGAAGTTTAGTAGATAATTTTTATTATGTTATAAAAACCCTCTGCATATATTAGTATAAAAAGGGGGGTTTTTTTATGTCTAATTTTAAAAAATTGTTCTATACATTAATTTTTATACTGATAATAGAAATTATTTTAATATTCCTATCACATCACAATCAACAAAAAATAGAAACT contains the following coding sequences:
- the recX gene encoding recombination regulator RecX, whose translation is MSNVITKIEVQKRNKDRVNVYINEEFNFACSSELIYYHNLKKGKVIDENNLNDIIREDNYIKAKGYALKYIEKSLKTESQVKEKLYSKEYDKDTVDRVIKFLKDYDFIDDNKYCDMYIREKLNIYGRNKIKYALLNKGIKESIVIEKINNIDEEKEKKIAYKSAEKKYKIMILREKDKFKIYKKIWAYIISRGYNSNIAEWIINEIKSNENLYKDNNIFLDEQDIKLNKNTEDNIKDENLDEFHNNSHSNNKNSSYKENIDILARKRYDIIIKSEDDKNKIYRRLSNYLLRRGFSFEEVKKSTNRILYEIE
- a CDS encoding M16 family metallopeptidase, translated to MYDAKKTILKNGITLVTIKKDTQIAAIHAGIKIGAIYENEKQKGISHFIEHMLFKGTKYKDNETLNRELENLGGEYNAYTDSNSTVCSITVLEEELEKSIEILGDMFQNCLFPQEEIEREREVILSEIRGSKDDLEDYSFKKVNETAFDKSPLKYDTLGNEKIVKSFTRDKLIRFYERYYVPNNCFISIVSDFPHNYVVSIVEKYFKDWLWKEFKREKVLEEKNRFLKKVSYKNNVEQSTVVYLFTLHGLSKKEELALTILSHRLGESGNSVLFRELREKRGFAYDVYTDLDLSPHVKTLYIYTSVGRENVDETLEVINHCIESIKKGNIGFDSNTINLMKKILKTAIAFTLEDVTDIGNYAFHQIIDEESIFQFYEDMKDLDGIKEEDIYNVANKVLNKPTIHILLNQ
- a CDS encoding QueT transporter family protein → MNLQNKKISKLVFSAVIAAIYTVLTLLLAPISYGQIQVRVSESLTLLPFLSSYSIWGVFLGCIISNLIGGNGIIDVVFGSLATLIAAILTYYIGKSNLKFKKYLAPLPPIIINAVVIGFILNYTLKLPLLLSIIWVGLGEAISCYVLGLILISIIEKNKKLMSYFKY
- a CDS encoding flavin reductase family protein translates to MEKVRFKGSAMLNPVPVALITTKNDGKTNVFTVGWIGTACTKPPIISIAIRPERLSFQYLKNNPELVVNLPSNNLVRAVDYCGVRSGKTNDKIKECGFTLKNSNEISVPYIEQCPINLECKVIDILPLGTHHLFLCEVLCTNVNDELIDQKGKIHFEKANLISYSHGEYYALPQKSLGKFGYSVQKKKKKKKFSR